DNA sequence from the Acidobacteriota bacterium genome:
GGGAGGAGCGGTTCGCGGAAGCGGAAGAACCCCTCGTGCGGGGCCGCGACTTGTTCCCGGAGTACGTCGGTTCCGGAAACGCCTACACTCTGCTGTCGGAAATCTACCGGCAGCAGGAACGCGAGGAGGAGGCGATCGAGGCGCTGATGACGCTGGTGGCAAGCAACGAAACGGCCTGGGATGAGCACCTGGCCCTGGCCGAGTTGCTCGGCGCCGCGGGCCGCGAGGAGGAAGAGGCAGAGATCCTGGAACGGTCGCTCTACATCTCGCCATACGATCTGGACGTGCACCGCCGCCTCGCCGAGCTCGCCTTCGCTTCCGACCGCTTCGCCCTTGCCGTGCGCGAACGGGCCGCCCTGGTCGCGCTCGATCCGCCCGACCGGGCGGTTGCGCTCTACGAGCTGGCCCTGGCGCAGCACCGTGCCGGCCGGCCGGAGAGCGCGCGCCGGACGGTGCTGCGGGCGCTCGAGGTGGCGCCCGGCTACGACCCGGCGCAGGAACTCCTGCTCGACCTGGTGGGGAAGGGCTCGTGATGCGCGGCCGAAGCGGGTGCCGTGGGCTTCGGGTACTGGCGGGTGTTGTCGTGCTCGGCGTGCTTGCCGGTGCGCTGCTCGCTCGCGACGACTTCTGGCGGACGCCCAAGGTGGAGACGCCGTCGTATCCCTACTCGGGTGGCTTCACCTTCGCCCGGATCAAGTTCGAACCGACGGAGTGGGGCGGCGGCCCGTTCATGTGGGGTCTCGACCTCAAGTGGAACCACGACTATCCGTTGGCGGAGCAGAACTTCACCCGGATCGTCGAGGAGATGACCCACATCGACGTGTTCACGGGCGGCGGCAATGTGATCGAGCTGACCGATCCGCGGCTGTTCGAGCATCCCTGGGCCTACCTCTGCGAGGCGGGCTTCTGGAATCCCACCGAGGAGGAACTCGCCAACCTCCGCTCGTACCTGTTGAAGGGCGGCTTCCTGGTGGTCGACGACATCTTCGACCGGCCTGGCTATCCGCTCTACTGGGAGAACACCGAGCGGCAGATGGGCCGCCTCCTGCCCGGTTACGAGCTCGTGCCGATGACGATCGATCACCCGGTGTTCCGGGCCTTCTTTCCGCTCGAGGACCTCGACTTCGACCTCGACCTCCCCGGAATCTACCCCGTGCGGGGCAAGATCTACGGCGTCTTCGAGGACAACGACCCGACCCGGCGTCTGATGGTCGCCATCAACTACAACATGGACATCGGCGACTTCTGGGAATGGTCGGAGTACGCCCTCTACCCCGTCGACGTGACCCAGAAGGGCTTCAAGCTGGGCGTGAACTACCTGATCTACGGCATGACTCACTGAGGGGGCCCGCAACTCCCCAAACATTGGCCTGAACGATGGAGAACCAGATGAACGACACCCAGGAACCAGCGGCCGGCGACGTCGGGAGCGCCCAGGGCCTCACCAGCGAAAGCGACGTCGAACTGGCGGCGCGTCTGGCGGCGGGCAGGGAGCAGATCATGACCCAGCTCGCCAAACAGATCGTCGGCCAGGAGGAGGTGCTGGGACAGGTGCTGATGACCCTGTTCGTCGGCGGCAACAGCATCCTGACGGGTGTGCCTGGTCTGGCGAAGACCCTGATCGTGCAGACCGTGGCGGAGATTCTGGACCTCGAGTTCAGCCGTATCCAGTTCACACCCGACCTGATGCCGAGCGACATCACGGGCACAGACATCATCCAGGAGGATCACGACACGGGCCGGCGCGAGATGGTCTTCATGCCCGGGCCGATCTTCGCCCAGATCGTGCTCGCGGACGAGATCAACCGGACGCCGCCCAAGACCCAGGCGGCCCTGCTCGAGGCGATGCAGGAGCACCGGGTCACCGTACAGGGCCGAACCTACAGCCTGAAGCAGCCGTTCTTCGTCTTCGCGACCCAGAACCCGATCGAGCTGGAGGGGACGTACCCGCTGCCGGAGGCCCAGCTCGACCGCTTCATGTTCAACATCATCATCGACCATCTGCCTGAGGACGAGGAGATGGAGATCGTCGACGCGACGACCACGGTGCGCGAGTTCACCCTGGAGACCCACGTCACGGGTGCCGACCTGCGGGCCTTTCACCGGCTCGTGCGCCGGGTGCCGATCGCCGATCCGATTCTCCGCTACGCCGTTCACCTGGTGCGGATGACGCGGCCCGGCAACCCGGAGGCGCCGGACTTCGTGAACCAGTGGGTGCAGTACGGAGCCAGCGTCCGAGCCGCGCAGTTCATGGTTCTGGGCGCCAAGGCCAAGGCGTTGATGGAGGGCCGCTACCACGTGGCGCCCGAGGATGTCCGCGCTCTCGCCGCGCCGGTCATGCGCCACCGGATCCTGACCAACTTCCGCGCCGAGTCGGAGCGGATCACGACGGACGAGATCGTCTCCCGCCTGCTCGCGCTCGCCCCGGTCTCGGCGAGCGGCATGACCTGACGGCGCCCGCGTGAGCTACGGCAGGTTCGTCGACACGGAGACGCTGAGCCGGATCAGCAGTCTGGACCTGCTCGCCAAGACGGTCGTGGAGGGCTTCGTCAGCGGGCTGCACCGGTCGCCGTTCCTGGGCCGGTCGATGGACTTCGCGGAGTACCGCGCCTACCAGCCCGGGGACGACATCCGCCGCGTCGACTGGAAGCTCTTCTGCCGCACGGACCGCTTCTACGTGAAGGAGTTCGAGGCGGACACGAACACCAACCTGACGATCGCGCTCGACGTCTCCCGCTCGATGGACTTCGGCACCGGAGCGCTAACCAAGCTGGACTACGGGCGTTACCTCGCGGCATGCCTGGGCTACTTCGCGTCCAAGCAGAAGGACCGGATCGGACTGGTGACGTTCGACAGCGAGATCGTCGACTACGTTCCGCCGGCTGCGAAGCACCTCCAGGTCGTCCTCCATACGATCGACCGCATCGAGCCGGGCGGTGGCGGCAGCCTCCGCGAACCGCTGCTCGAAGTGGTCGACTCGGTGCGCCGCCGGAGCATGGTGGTCCTCATCTCGGACTTCTACGAAGATCCCGAGACGGTGATCAAGGCGGCGGCGGGGTTCCGGCACAAGGGCAACGACATCATCCTCTTCCACCTGCTCGATCCCCTGGAACTCCGCTTCGACCTGGAGGGCGAACTGGATCTGCGTGATCTGGAAACGGGAGCACGACAGGCGGTCATGCCGGACGTGCTCCGGGATCAGTACCTGGACCTGATTCGGGAACACACCCGGACGCTCGACCGCTCCCTGGTCGAGGCCGGTATCGACTATTCGCTGGTCGACACCTCGCAACCTCTCGACGCCGCGCTTTACAGCTACCTGTCGGCGCGTCTCTACGCGATGAAGGCGAGGTGAGGGTTGGGTCTGCTCGCACCCCTCTTCCTGCTCGGGCTGGCCGCGGTCGCGGTCCCGGTGATCATCCACCTGCGGCTGCGTCATCGGAGTCAGGTGGTCGCCTTCCCGTCCCTGATGTTCATCTCCAGGGCGCCGTATCGCTCCGTCCGGCGTCGGCGGCTGCGCGATCTTCTGCTCCTGGCCCTTCGCTGCCTGGCGCTGGCGCTCCTGGCGCTGGCGTTCGCGCGGCCGCTGTTTCAGGGCGACTCGGCGGCGAACGCGGCTGCCGCGAATCGGCTGAGCGTGGTGCTGTTGGACAACTCGTTCAGCATGGGGTTAGGCGGCAGGTGGCAGCGCGCCATGGATGCCGCGGCTTCAGCCTTCGAGGGAATGGGCGCACAGGATCGTGGCGCCCTGATCGTCTACTCGGACCAGGCGGAGATGGTGAGCACGCCGACATCGGACCGGTCGCTGCTTCTGACCCTGACGAGGGAGGTGGAGCTCGTTCCCCGGGCGACCTCCCTGCTGCCCGCGATTCAGGTAGCCCGGGGCGTGCTCGCGGATGCGGGAACGACCGCCGTCCGGGAACTGGTGATCGTCAGCGACTTCCAGCGCTCGTCCTGGGCGCCCGACAACGCGGCGCTGCTGCCCCAGGGCGTCGAACTGCGTCTGGTCGATGTCCGCTCGGATGAAGAAGCCGTTGGCAACGCGGCGATCACGGACGTCGTGCTCGACCACTCCCGTGTGTCGTCCAGTGAAGGCGGAGCGGATGATCGGGAGCAAGTGGGCATCGCGGCCCGGATCAGCTACCAGGGTCTTGGCGCGGTAGCCCCGGAGGACGGGGCAGCTTCCGCCCTGCGTGCGGAAGTCGATCTGCTGTTCGACGGCGAGGTCATCCAGACCCGGGCGGTAGATGTGCCTCTCGACTCCTCGACCATGGTCAGTTTCGCGCCCGAGGTCCTGGAACGCGAGCGGACGACCCGGGGCACGGTGCGTCTTCGCGAGGACGCTCTCGAACCGGACAACGAGTTCCACTTCGTGCTGTCACCCGCCCACGAGGTCGGCGTGCTGGTCATTGAGCCCGATGGCGACCGGCGGCGCAGCCGGTACCTCGAGGAGGCGCTGTCGCTCGGACGCCGCCCGTTCCTGCGGGTGAACAGGGTCCAGGCCTCCGGGTTTGAGCCGACGATGCTGGACGGCAAGTCCGTCGTTGTGATCAACGACGCGGCGCAGCAGCTTCCGTCGGGGGCC
Encoded proteins:
- a CDS encoding MoxR family ATPase, with the protein product MTQLAKQIVGQEEVLGQVLMTLFVGGNSILTGVPGLAKTLIVQTVAEILDLEFSRIQFTPDLMPSDITGTDIIQEDHDTGRREMVFMPGPIFAQIVLADEINRTPPKTQAALLEAMQEHRVTVQGRTYSLKQPFFVFATQNPIELEGTYPLPEAQLDRFMFNIIIDHLPEDEEMEIVDATTTVREFTLETHVTGADLRAFHRLVRRVPIADPILRYAVHLVRMTRPGNPEAPDFVNQWVQYGASVRAAQFMVLGAKAKALMEGRYHVAPEDVRALAAPVMRHRILTNFRAESERITTDEIVSRLLALAPVSASGMT
- a CDS encoding DUF4159 domain-containing protein — its product is MRGRSGCRGLRVLAGVVVLGVLAGALLARDDFWRTPKVETPSYPYSGGFTFARIKFEPTEWGGGPFMWGLDLKWNHDYPLAEQNFTRIVEEMTHIDVFTGGGNVIELTDPRLFEHPWAYLCEAGFWNPTEEELANLRSYLLKGGFLVVDDIFDRPGYPLYWENTERQMGRLLPGYELVPMTIDHPVFRAFFPLEDLDFDLDLPGIYPVRGKIYGVFEDNDPTRRLMVAINYNMDIGDFWEWSEYALYPVDVTQKGFKLGVNYLIYGMTH
- a CDS encoding DUF58 domain-containing protein, whose product is MSYGRFVDTETLSRISSLDLLAKTVVEGFVSGLHRSPFLGRSMDFAEYRAYQPGDDIRRVDWKLFCRTDRFYVKEFEADTNTNLTIALDVSRSMDFGTGALTKLDYGRYLAACLGYFASKQKDRIGLVTFDSEIVDYVPPAAKHLQVVLHTIDRIEPGGGGSLREPLLEVVDSVRRRSMVVLISDFYEDPETVIKAAAGFRHKGNDIILFHLLDPLELRFDLEGELDLRDLETGARQAVMPDVLRDQYLDLIREHTRTLDRSLVEAGIDYSLVDTSQPLDAALYSYLSARLYAMKAR
- a CDS encoding VWA domain-containing protein, with the protein product MGLLAPLFLLGLAAVAVPVIIHLRLRHRSQVVAFPSLMFISRAPYRSVRRRRLRDLLLLALRCLALALLALAFARPLFQGDSAANAAAANRLSVVLLDNSFSMGLGGRWQRAMDAAASAFEGMGAQDRGALIVYSDQAEMVSTPTSDRSLLLTLTREVELVPRATSLLPAIQVARGVLADAGTTAVRELVIVSDFQRSSWAPDNAALLPQGVELRLVDVRSDEEAVGNAAITDVVLDHSRVSSSEGGADDREQVGIAARISYQGLGAVAPEDGAASALRAEVDLLFDGEVIQTRAVDVPLDSSTMVSFAPEVLERERTTRGTVRLREDALEPDNEFHFVLSPAHEVGVLVIEPDGDRRRSRYLEEALSLGRRPFLRVNRVQASGFEPTMLDGKSVVVINDAAQQLPSGASAAVLRFVREGGGLLLGVERGLTSTSALLGELGVGSPQQVDRLSGTPGSLAWFDTGHPVFDIFAAARSGDFSSASFFRYHRLEIPDGAAAVALFDDGSPALLDLMPLVTDDSAADSDIRERGRVLVLPTSLDTFWNTLPVQAVFLPFVHRSMEYLAGYSLARSWYRVGEVASVELPRQGLDDTGDGYVAVAPSGGERRVEGDGRELLLDVEEPGFYEFREVRADVAAERLTLAANVPVSESDLAALDVDEFMSRIRPVQPDEEAATLASAATPEERERRQRLWWYLIAAAAAVLAAEGLFGNRRPATAAPIVTAWGPTGEET